TCAAAGACAAGCAGAACTTAGTACAGCATTTCATTAATTCGTAGCGAATTAAATTTGGCAATACACTACAATGCCAATGCATCGGCTTGCATTGTTAATACATCGACGGCCTTGTTAATACATCCGCTTGTATTAAAAACGCTACGCTTTTACGCAAAGCTGTACTTAGTTGTGTTCAAGACTTATACCACTAACAGTTTCACTGTCAGCTTTGGTGTTTCAACAAAAATCGAAAAAGTCTAGCTAAGGTGCAGGAGCAGTTTAGTAGTGTACCGTGTGGGAATCTTCAACTGGTGTTTGAGGTTTGGGCTGTAGTTTTGAGTTGTTAATGGTAAATACTCAGCATCCATCATGCTGAGGTTATGAATTTCAGTCAAGGTGCAATAGCGAAAATATTCCTTAAGTCTAAATTAAAGCTTACTCAAAGAATGAGGTTTTCATTTCCCAAGTCATTGAGAATATACGAGTTCCCATTCATTAACCTCCAAATATCAGCCTGATAAATCGATTATTACTGAGGTAAAAATGGCTAAAACTAAAGTTAAATCAACAGATATTCTTTCATTAATTGAAGCAGAACATCGCCAAGTTGAGAAACTTTTTGCAGAAGCAGAAAAAGTTAAGGGGGCAAAGTTGTTTGAGCAATTCAATCAAATCTATATAGAATTGATATTACATGCAAGAACTGAAGAGTTAGTTTTCTACCCAGCTTTGCGAGAATACGAAGAAACTGAACAATATGTTGAAGAAGCTGAAGAAGAACATGAAGAAGTTTCAGTTATTTTAGAAGAAATTAAAGCGCTTAAGCCTACTCAACCTGAGTTTAAAGAAAAAATGAGCGAATTGAAGGAAACACTTGAGCATCATGTAGAAGAAGAAGAAAGCGAAATTTTTAATGCTGTGCGCGAATGTATGAGCGATCGAGAACTAACTGAATTGGGACAGGAGTTTCAAGAAACTAAAGCTAAGTTAACATCAAATGTGGAAGCTGCATTAGCAATGTAGGAATACATTTGTTCTAAATGTTTGCATAAATAGTTAGCCATAATTTCCACGTAATTAGGGCATTAAAATTACCCAAATATTCCTTCATCAAAGAGTACAAAAATGACTGCTACAAATGGTAAGAACAAAATTCGTTACGCCGTTGTTGGTTTAGGTTGGTTTGCCCAACAAGCTGCCTTACCTTCCTTTGCCCAGGCTGAAAACTCAGAATTAGTGGCACTAGTTTCAGATGACCCCACTAAAAACGAAGAACTGAGTAAAAAGTATAGTATTGAGCATACTTACTCCTACGAAGAATATGAGGACTGTTTGGCAAGCGGCGAGATTGATGCAGTTTATATTGCCTTACCTAATCACTTGCATTGCGACTACACTGTACGGGCTGCCAATCAGGCAATTCATGTGTTATGTGAAAAGCCAATGGCAGTAACAGAAGAAGAGTGTGAGGCAATGATTAAAGCTACCAATGACAATAATGTGAAGCTGATGATTGCCTATCGCTTGCATTTAGAAGAAGCTAATTTACAAGCAGTTGAAATTTTACGTACAAAGCAAATTGGTGAACCACGAATTTTCAACTCAGTTTTTACCCAGGAAGTAGAAGAAGGCAATATTCGTTTACGAGATGTTACAGGTGGTGGCACGCTCTATGATATTGGCATCTACTGCATTAATGCTGCACGTTACCTATTTCAAGATGAACCAATTGAAGTATTTGCTGTAGCTGCCAATAACGGGGAACAACGCTTCAGCGAAGTGGAAGAAATGGCTAGTGTTATATTACGTTTCTCTAATGAGCGATTGGCAACATTTACCTGTAGCTTTGGAGGGGCAAGTGTTTCAACTTATCAGATTGTAGGGACTCAAGGCGATTTACGGGTAGAACCTGCATATCCTTGGCAAGGAGAAATCAAGCATTATTTAACAATTAATGGTGAAACTCAAGAGCGGACTTTTAAGGATCGCGATCAACTAGCAGCTGAATTTATCTACTTCTCTGATTGTATTCTGCAAGATAAAGAGCCAGAGCCATCTGGAACGGAAGGATTGATTGATGTTAGTATCATTCAAGCACTTTATCAGTCAATTGAAACTGGTCAACCTGTGCAGATACAAACTCGCCATCGCCATCAACGTCCCACATCAGATCAAACTATTAAGCGTCCTCCTAATGACGAGAAGCCAGATTTAATCCACGCTGCTGCACCTTCTGGCGAGTCATAATGCGATAGACCACTAGTAGTCTGCCAACCCAAAATTGCTATGTTTGGACTGGGAAAAGGGGAAAGGGTAAAGGGGAAGGAATGAGAACCTTTTTCCTTTACCCTGCCAAGTTTCCTTGGCGAACTACTAGTTATGTTGTAGCGATCGCTTAACAGAAACACCGACTATTCATAACATAATAAGGGCACAACTATAATATTGTGCCCTTATATGTTATCTATTTAATTAAAAACTGCTGTCTATGCCCAAAGATTAAGGATAAAGACCTCTGTCAGTCAACGCTTGAGCTACTCTACCTACCCCCAGTGTGTAAGCTGCTAACCTTAAAGAAATTTGCCGTACCTCCGACTGATGAATCACCTTGCGATAGGCTTGCACCATCAAATGTTCCATTTCGCGGTTGACGCGCTCCTCATCCCAAAATACGTAAGAAAGACCCTGCACCCACTCTAAATAACTGACTACTACACCGCCAGCATTCGCCAAGATGTCCGGTAGCACTGTCACACCGCGCGCCTCTAACGCCAAATTAGCCTCAAGAGTAACCGGGCCGTTAGCCGCTTCTGCCACAATCTGCGCCTGCACTTGGTTCACATTTTCTTCAGTGATTTGGTTCTCCAAAGCCGCTGGTATTAAGACATCGCAGGGTAAAGTTAATAAATCTGCATTGCTAATTGGTACAGATTGCGGGAAACCCACAATACTCTTACGATTTTCAGCCGCGTAGACTTTTAACTTGGGAATATCAAGACCAGCTTCAGAGAATATGCCCCCAGCACCAGTTGAAACAGCGATGATTTTCGCGCCTGCTTCATATAGTAATTCTGCTGCGGCACAGCCGACGTTACCGAAACCCTGAATAGCTACTCGCACTCCTGTTAAGGATTTACCTCGGTCTGCTAATGCCTCACGGACAATAATCATTGTGCCACGTCCGGTTGCCATTTCTCGTCCCAGAGAACCACCAATCGAAAGGGGTTTTCCAGTTACAACTCCTGGTACAGCATGACCAACATTTACAGAGTAAGTGTCCATCATCCAAGCCATCTCACGGGCAGAAGTACCCATATCTGGCGCAGGAATATCTACGGAAGGCCCAATATCTTTAATTAACTCGCTGATATAACGGCGGCTGATTCGCTCTAATTCGCCAACACTGTAGCGTTTGGGATCTATAGCAATGCCACCTTTCCCACCACCATAAGGAATACCTAACAAGGCACATTTCCAGGTCATCAACATTGCTAGAGCGGATACTTCCCGCAATGTCACAGCCGGATGGTAACGAATTCCACCCTTGTAGGGGCCTAAGACATCACAGTGCTGTACCCTGTGTCCAGCGAGAACTTGTATTTCCCCATCATCTAGTTTTACGGGAATGGAAACCGTGACAACTTTACGCGGGTGGCTGAGAATTTCTAGCAAACCCTGATTTAAATTTAATTCTTTAGCTGCCGCTTCTAAGTAACTACAGGCTTGGTCAAAGGGGCATATATGCGCTGGAGAAGCAGGTTCTGACAGCAACGAGGATTTTGAAATCATAAATTTTCTCCTAATCACGGTATCTTTGCGAACCGGATATCATCTGTACCTAAGCTTATCCTTTTTTTCTGGGAAAACAAGTTTTTTGTATTTTTTGTTACAGTTTTATATTTTATATTCTGATATATGAAATTTATTCAAAAATCATCATTTATAAGAGCACGCGACTGTGTGTGCCTTCATCAAAATTTATATATTATGTTGGTCAGATAGTTAAACCCACAAGTTTTTACCTTGCTAAGGCGATCGCGGCATTCTGTCCCCCAAAGCCAAAACTCAAACATAAAACTTGCCTAATTTTACTTAGACGCGCGGCTGTAACAATCTCTAAATCAAATTCTGGCTGCTGCAATCCTACACAAGGCGGTAATATTTGATGCTTTAGCGCCATGAGAGAAAAAGCTACTCCTATTGCTCCAGATGCCCCTAGTGTATGACCTGTGCTTCCCTTGGTGGAACTAACCGCCACGCCTTGGGGAAACATACGCTGAATTACCATGCTCTCCATCTGGTCATTTAGCTGGGTAGCTGTACCATGAGCATGAATGTAATTGATATCGCTTGGTGATAGACAACTACGTTCTAGACATTGTTTGATAGCAGCGATCGCACTTTTCCCTTCGGGTTCTGGTGAATTACTATGATATGCGTCGTTGGTTAAGCCGAAACCGAGAATTTCACCATACACTTTTGCTTGACGCTGCTTTGCCAACTCTGCTGATTCTAAGACAAATACAGCCGCGCCTTCGCCCAAGACTAAGCCTTCTCTGTGCAAATCAAAGGGATAAGCCCCAGTTTTTGCCAAAGCACCCATCTGCTGAAATCCAGCTAAAGTTAAAGGTGTAATCGGTGCTTCCACTGCACCTGCGATCGCTTGTTGACATTGCCCAGTTTGTATAAGCATAGCTGCTTGGGCAATAGACCAAATTCCAGTTGCACAAGCTGTCATTGGTGCTAAAACTATCCCAGATGCACCGATTTGTCTTGCAGCTGCGATCGCATTGAAATGAGGTAATGTATCTAGCCAATTTCCAAAAGAGGACACAGGAAAATTTTTCGCGTCACTATACATTTGCCGCGCTAGCATTTCCCAAGACGCTTGATAAGAGCGACTCGATCCAATGACTACAGCACAATCAGCTAAAGGTGCAACTAACCCAGAATCTTGTAAAGCAGAAGCAACAACCATCTGAGTTAACATTGTCAACTCAGATGGTTGTTGAGCAATCAAACCTAGAGGAAATGGTGTAAATGCTGGAAATGGTTGATGTAACCGAATTCCAGATTTACCTGCGATTAAATTTCGCCAGCTATCCTCTAAGCTTCCACCCAAGGCAGAAACTAGACCAATACCAGTAACAACAATTTTGACCAATTTATGAGTTAGGAGTTAAAAGTGAGGAGTTAAGAGTTAAGAGTTTTTTTACTACCTTCCTCGCCCCCCTGCTCCCCTGCTCCCCTGCTCCTCTGCCTCTTCCTCCTACTGTCCTGGTGTTTTCAGATTTTCAGCACCTTGAGTAACTTTAGCGGAGTCAATGCGATCGCCTTGCTGAATTTTGTTTACTACATCGAAGCCTTGAGTGACATTGCCAAATACGGCGTAGTTACCATCCAAAAATGCTAGATCCGCTAAAGTAAAGTAAAACTGGGCAGAAGCGGAATCTGGTGATTGCGATCGCGCCATCGCTACTGCACCCTGTTTATGGGGCAATACGACAGCTTGAGCAGTAGCATCAAATGGTTTATTGTAAATCGGAGTATCTGAACCTTTGGGCTTAACTTCTAAAGGTATATAACGAGCATTTCCCGTTTTTGGGTCAATATAGCTACCTGTTCCCAGTCTATCTGCTGGAACTTTTGGGTCTTTGCTTTGCGGATCACCCCCTTGAACTACAAACGGTTGGGGTTCGCGCACAACTCGATGGAAAGCTAAACCATCGTACACACCCTTTTGCACTAAATCTACGAAGTTGCCAGCTGTGATTGGGGCATTAGTGCCGTCTACTTCGATAGTAATCGGCGAACCTTTAACCGTAATTACCACAGTAGCCTTGCCTTCTAGTCTTGGTAAATCTGTTATTCCAGGAATACTCTCACTAATAGTTTGAGATACAGAAGTTGCTTCAGTAGTTGCCTTGGTGCTTGCCTCGCTTGTTGCCGAGGTAGCAGTCGAGTTTGGAGAAGAGCTATTAGAAGCGACTTGCTGTGTTGAACATCCTCCCAACATCAAGGCACTAATAACCACAAGAGAAAGCAAAAATTGTGAAATTTTTAACCGCATTGCCTGTTACCGATTTAACCAGAGTATCTTATCGTTTTCAGGGGCATTGGGATTAGGG
This portion of the Nostoc sp. GT001 genome encodes:
- a CDS encoding Gfo/Idh/MocA family oxidoreductase — its product is MTATNGKNKIRYAVVGLGWFAQQAALPSFAQAENSELVALVSDDPTKNEELSKKYSIEHTYSYEEYEDCLASGEIDAVYIALPNHLHCDYTVRAANQAIHVLCEKPMAVTEEECEAMIKATNDNNVKLMIAYRLHLEEANLQAVEILRTKQIGEPRIFNSVFTQEVEEGNIRLRDVTGGGTLYDIGIYCINAARYLFQDEPIEVFAVAANNGEQRFSEVEEMASVILRFSNERLATFTCSFGGASVSTYQIVGTQGDLRVEPAYPWQGEIKHYLTINGETQERTFKDRDQLAAEFIYFSDCILQDKEPEPSGTEGLIDVSIIQALYQSIETGQPVQIQTRHRHQRPTSDQTIKRPPNDEKPDLIHAAAPSGES
- a CDS encoding beta-ketoacyl-ACP synthase, which gives rise to MVKIVVTGIGLVSALGGSLEDSWRNLIAGKSGIRLHQPFPAFTPFPLGLIAQQPSELTMLTQMVVASALQDSGLVAPLADCAVVIGSSRSYQASWEMLARQMYSDAKNFPVSSFGNWLDTLPHFNAIAAARQIGASGIVLAPMTACATGIWSIAQAAMLIQTGQCQQAIAGAVEAPITPLTLAGFQQMGALAKTGAYPFDLHREGLVLGEGAAVFVLESAELAKQRQAKVYGEILGFGLTNDAYHSNSPEPEGKSAIAAIKQCLERSCLSPSDINYIHAHGTATQLNDQMESMVIQRMFPQGVAVSSTKGSTGHTLGASGAIGVAFSLMALKHQILPPCVGLQQPEFDLEIVTAARLSKIRQVLCLSFGFGGQNAAIALAR
- a CDS encoding hemerythrin domain-containing protein; its protein translation is MAKTKVKSTDILSLIEAEHRQVEKLFAEAEKVKGAKLFEQFNQIYIELILHARTEELVFYPALREYEETEQYVEEAEEEHEEVSVILEEIKALKPTQPEFKEKMSELKETLEHHVEEEESEIFNAVRECMSDRELTELGQEFQETKAKLTSNVEAALAM
- a CDS encoding Glu/Leu/Phe/Val dehydrogenase, with protein sequence MISKSSLLSEPASPAHICPFDQACSYLEAAAKELNLNQGLLEILSHPRKVVTVSIPVKLDDGEIQVLAGHRVQHCDVLGPYKGGIRYHPAVTLREVSALAMLMTWKCALLGIPYGGGKGGIAIDPKRYSVGELERISRRYISELIKDIGPSVDIPAPDMGTSAREMAWMMDTYSVNVGHAVPGVVTGKPLSIGGSLGREMATGRGTMIIVREALADRGKSLTGVRVAIQGFGNVGCAAAELLYEAGAKIIAVSTGAGGIFSEAGLDIPKLKVYAAENRKSIVGFPQSVPISNADLLTLPCDVLIPAALENQITEENVNQVQAQIVAEAANGPVTLEANLALEARGVTVLPDILANAGGVVVSYLEWVQGLSYVFWDEERVNREMEHLMVQAYRKVIHQSEVRQISLRLAAYTLGVGRVAQALTDRGLYP
- a CDS encoding peptidylprolyl isomerase is translated as MRLKISQFLLSLVVISALMLGGCSTQQVASNSSSPNSTATSATSEASTKATTEATSVSQTISESIPGITDLPRLEGKATVVITVKGSPITIEVDGTNAPITAGNFVDLVQKGVYDGLAFHRVVREPQPFVVQGGDPQSKDPKVPADRLGTGSYIDPKTGNARYIPLEVKPKGSDTPIYNKPFDATAQAVVLPHKQGAVAMARSQSPDSASAQFYFTLADLAFLDGNYAVFGNVTQGFDVVNKIQQGDRIDSAKVTQGAENLKTPGQ